GTCACGGCGTCGCCGACGCCCACGTCGAGCGGGACGGACTCCCCGGTCAGCAAGGAGACGTCCACGGCGGAGCTGCCCTCGGCCACCGTGCCGTCGGTGGCGATCTTCTCGCCGGGCCGGACCACGAACCGGTCCCCGACGGCCAGCGCGCCCACCGGGATCCGCACCTCGCGGCCGGCGCGCAGGACGGCGACGTCCTTGGCGCCCAGCTCCAGCAGCGCCTTGAGGGCCGCGCCCGCCTTCCGCTTGGAGCGGGCCTCCAGGTAGCGGCCCAGCAGGATGAAAGTGACGACGCCGGAGGCGACCTCCAGGTACAGGGCGTCGCCCGTCGTGGAGGCGGTGAGGGCGAAGTCGTGCCTCATCCCGGTCATGCCGGCGTGGCCGAAGAACAGCGCCCACAGTGACCAGCCGAACGCGGCGAGCGTGCCCAGCGAGACCAGGGTGTCCATGGTGGCCGCGCCGTGCTTCACGTTGGTCCAGGCGGCCCGGTGGAAGGGCAGTGCGCCCCACACGGCGACGGGCGCGGCCAGGGTCAGCGACAGCCACTGCCAGTTGTCGAACTGGAGGGCCGGGACCATGGCCAGCACCACGACCGGCAGCGCCAGTACGGCGCTGACCAGCAGCCGTTGGCGTAGCGCGGCGAGCTCCGGGTCGGCCGGGAAGGCGGCCGTCGCGGCGGCGGCGGCGGCGGTGTCCGTACCGGCGCCGGCGGCGGGCTCCGGTACGGGCGGTGGCGGGGGCGGCGGGGGCTGCTCGGCGGTGTAGCCGGTCTTGACGACCGTCGCGATCAGGTCGGCCACCCGCACGTCACCCGAGTACGAGACCTTCGCCTTCTCGGTGGCGTAGTTCACCGTGGCGCTGACCCCGTCCATCCGGTTCAGCTTCTTCTCGATGCGGGCGGCGCAGGAGGCGCACGTCATCCCGCCGATGACCAGCTCGACTTCCGCGGCGCCGGCCACCGCCACCGGTCCTTCGTGCACTGCGTTGCCGCTCATTTCCGGCTCATCTCCGGCTCGTCTCCGGCTTCAAGGGAAAGGCCGGGCCGTACGCGGCCCGCAAGGGCGGCCCCCGTACGACCCGGCGGGTCCTTCGGCTGTCCTACGGGCCTCAGGCCCGGCCCGCCAGCTCGTACCCGGCCTCGTCCACGGCGGCGCGCACGTCGTCGTCCTGGAGCGGGGCGGCGGAGACCACGGTGACCTCGCCGGTCGCGGCGACGGCCTTGACGGAGCTCACGCCCGCCAGCGCCGAGATCTCGGCGGTCACCGCGCCCTCGCAGTGCCCGCAGGTCATGCCGGTCACCCGGTAGACGGTGGTGGTCTGCGTGTCCGTCTCGGCGCTCATGTCGTTCTCCTCTGCGGGGGCGGGTCGGTCGCGGGCCGGTGGCGTCTTCACACCATCCTCCCCGATTCCCCCCAAGTGTACCCCCAGGGGGTATGACGAGGGCCGAACCCGGTTCAGGCGTCGCGGCGGGCCCGGTTCCCCGGGCGCCGGGCCACCCAGGCGCGGATCGTATCGTCGTACCAATAGGGCTTCCCGTGCTCCACGTGGTCGGGAGCCGGCAGCAGTCCGTGCTTGCGGTAGGAGCGCACCGTATCCGGCTGGACGCGAATGTGGGCGGCGATCTCCTTGTACGACCACAGCTGTCGGTCGCTCATGAACGGCACCTCCTTGTCCACGCCGCTGGGGCCGGCCGGGAGGCCGTCGGGGGAGCCGGGGCGTGGACGGACGATCACTCGGGTTGTGCCCGGGGAACGACCCGCGGTGACCTGAGGGCAGCGCCTGTCGACTGTCTGTGACGCAAGACCCGCGTAACGCGGACATGCGTGACACGGCAGCGACTTCCGTGACGGAAGTGGCATGCCGTGCACGCCGGTCGGCGGGCCTCAGCGGTAGAGCGCGGGCCGTTCCACCAGCTCCACGGGCGTGCGGGCCCCGCTGCGCGCGGCGGCCAGCCCCGCCTCGGAGACGGCTGCGGCCGCGTAGCCGTCCCACACGTCGGGTCCGTCGATCCGCCCCCGCGCGGCCGCCGCCACCCACCGCCGCACCTGGCGGTCGTAGGCATCGGCGAACCGGACGAGGAAGTCCTGGGCGATCTCCCCGCCCCACCGGCCCCCCGACTGCACGACCATCGCCCGGGCGTCCCCGATCCGGGCGCTGCCCGACTCGCCGACCGCCTCGCACTGCACCTGGTAGCCGAAACCGCAGTTGACGAAGATCTCCACGTCGACGATGGCCCCGCCCGAGGTCTCCAGCACTACGAAACGGGGATCGCCCAGCCCCTCGGGCGCAGCGGCGGAAGGGGTGGGGGACAGGACCGTCACCGCGGTGATCTCCTGCCCCAGCAGCCAGCGGGCGGCGTCGACCTCGTGCACCACGGAATCGCTGATCAGCATGTCGCCGGTGAAGAAGGAGGGGGAGGACGCGTTGCGGTGACGGCAGTGCAGGAACAGCGGCCGCCCGATCCCTCCCTCGTCCAGCAGCTCTTTCAGCCGCTCGTACTCGGCGTCGAAGCGCCGCATGAAGCCCACCTGGACCAGCCTGCGGCCGAGCCTGCGCTCCGCCTCCAGCACCCGCAGGGCCCCCGCCGGATCCGGGGTCAGCGGCTTCTCGCACAACACCGGCAGCTCCCGTGCGAGGGCGTGCAGGAGCGCCTCCTCGTGGGCGGCCCCGGGCGAGGCCACCAGGACGGCGTCCACCCCGGGCGCGGCGATCGCCGCCGCGGCGTCGCTGTGCGCGCTCACGCCGTCCAGGCCCGCCACGGCCTCCTTGGCGCGGTCGCCGTCCGGATCCGCCACGGCCACCACCCGCGCCCCGCCGACCGTCCGGCCGATCCGCCGGACGTGGTCGGCGCCCATCCTGCCGGCTCCGATGACGGCGATGCCGAGCGTGCTGGTCATGTGGAAGTCCCCCTCGGGTGTCGACTGGTCAGCGGGCGCCGCAGGAGCGCAGGTAGGAACGGGTCCGGCGGGCGATCGGCAGCGGCCGGTCCGGCGGGCACGGGTACATGTCCTGCTCGACGATGGCGAACAGGTCCACGCCGAGCGCCTGCGCGGCGGCCAGTACGGGCTCCAGCGCGGGTACCCCCGACGGCGGCTCGCACATCACCCCGCGTGCCACGGCCGGCCCGAACGGCACCTGCCCGGCGACGACTTCGGCCAGGATCCGCGGGTCCACCTGCTTGAGGTGCAGGTAGCCGATCCGCTCGCCGAAGGTCTCGACGGCCCGGACGCTGTCCCCGCCGCAGTACGCGTAGTGCCCGGTGTCCAGGCAGAGCGAGACCAGGTCCGGGTCGGTGGCGTCGAGGAAGCGGGCGACGTTCTCCGGGGTGTCGATGTGGGTGTCCGCGTGCGGGTGGACCACGATCCGCAGCCCGTACCGCTCGCGCACCTCCCGGCCCAGCCGCTCGGTCTGCGTGGTCAGTTCTCGCCAGCCCGACGCGGTGAGGGTCCGGTCCTCCAGCACCTCGCCGGTCTTGTCGTCGCGCCAGAACGAGGGGATGACCACGAGGTGCGCCGCGCCCATGGCCCGGGTGAGTTCCGCGATCCGCGACACGTGCTCCCAGGTCTGCTCCCACACGCCCGGCCCGTGATGGAGTCCGGTGAAGACGGTGCCCGCGGACACGCGCAGGCCGCGCTTGCCGGTCTCGTCGGCGAGGCGGTCCGCATCGGTGGGCAGGTAGCCGTACGGACCGAGCTCGATCCACTCGTACCCGGCGTCCGCGACCTCGTCCAGGAAGCGCTCCCA
This Streptomyces sp. NBC_00539 DNA region includes the following protein-coding sequences:
- a CDS encoding Gfo/Idh/MocA family protein, with the protein product MTSTLGIAVIGAGRMGADHVRRIGRTVGGARVVAVADPDGDRAKEAVAGLDGVSAHSDAAAAIAAPGVDAVLVASPGAAHEEALLHALARELPVLCEKPLTPDPAGALRVLEAERRLGRRLVQVGFMRRFDAEYERLKELLDEGGIGRPLFLHCRHRNASSPSFFTGDMLISDSVVHEVDAARWLLGQEITAVTVLSPTPSAAAPEGLGDPRFVVLETSGGAIVDVEIFVNCGFGYQVQCEAVGESGSARIGDARAMVVQSGGRWGGEIAQDFLVRFADAYDRQVRRWVAAAARGRIDGPDVWDGYAAAAVSEAGLAAARSGARTPVELVERPALYR
- a CDS encoding heavy-metal-associated domain-containing protein, which produces MSAETDTQTTTVYRVTGMTCGHCEGAVTAEISALAGVSSVKAVAATGEVTVVSAAPLQDDDVRAAVDEAGYELAGRA
- a CDS encoding helix-turn-helix transcriptional regulator, which produces MSDRQLWSYKEIAAHIRVQPDTVRSYRKHGLLPAPDHVEHGKPYWYDDTIRAWVARRPGNRARRDA
- a CDS encoding sugar phosphate isomerase/epimerase family protein translates to MTSSPSSAPPPSTPPSSPPALTRIRIGSAPDSWGVWFPDDPRQTPWERFLDEVADAGYEWIELGPYGYLPTDADRLADETGKRGLRVSAGTVFTGLHHGPGVWEQTWEHVSRIAELTRAMGAAHLVVIPSFWRDDKTGEVLEDRTLTASGWRELTTQTERLGREVRERYGLRIVVHPHADTHIDTPENVARFLDATDPDLVSLCLDTGHYAYCGGDSVRAVETFGERIGYLHLKQVDPRILAEVVAGQVPFGPAVARGVMCEPPSGVPALEPVLAAAQALGVDLFAIVEQDMYPCPPDRPLPIARRTRSYLRSCGAR